One window from the genome of Pseudanabaena yagii GIHE-NHR1 encodes:
- a CDS encoding pyridoxal phosphate-dependent aminotransferase: MTTFPLSQRALQTKESQIREASRYCEKFGAINLAQGLPDFPAPEALKESARAAIASDFNQYADSWGWEKLRVAIAEKMQRDNQITVDPDTEVTVCCGATEGLNIALMSLIDQGDRVLIFEPFYENYIPNLTTVGGIPEFITLQPPQWEITQEILEPAFKKGIKAVIINSPANPTGKVWTRTELELIAKFCQQYDVYAITDEIYEYIIYEQEHISLMSIEGMRDRTIVVNGFSKTFCITGWRLGYTVANPVLTAAMRRIHDFITICAPAPLQHAALTAMQFGREYFTNMALDYKRKRDLLYPALVELGLSPVLPKGAYYIWTDSSAIAKDAESAAFRLAKEALVAAVPGTCFSHPERDKVNGLRFCFAKKDSTIALAVDNLRKLKL, from the coding sequence TTGACTACATTTCCGCTATCACAACGCGCCCTGCAAACCAAAGAATCCCAAATTCGTGAAGCCTCCCGTTACTGCGAAAAATTTGGTGCAATTAATCTCGCCCAAGGTTTGCCTGACTTCCCTGCACCAGAAGCACTTAAGGAATCCGCCAGAGCTGCGATCGCTTCAGACTTTAATCAATATGCTGATAGCTGGGGCTGGGAAAAATTGCGCGTAGCGATCGCCGAAAAAATGCAACGGGATAATCAGATTACCGTTGATCCTGATACTGAAGTTACTGTATGTTGTGGCGCAACTGAAGGCTTAAATATTGCCCTGATGTCGCTGATCGATCAAGGTGATCGCGTTTTAATTTTTGAGCCATTTTACGAAAACTACATTCCCAATTTAACAACGGTAGGAGGCATCCCTGAATTCATTACCTTACAACCACCACAATGGGAAATCACCCAAGAAATCCTTGAACCTGCTTTTAAAAAAGGAATTAAGGCTGTAATCATCAATAGTCCTGCGAATCCTACAGGGAAGGTCTGGACAAGGACAGAATTGGAATTAATTGCAAAGTTCTGCCAGCAGTACGATGTCTATGCCATTACCGATGAGATTTACGAATACATCATCTATGAACAAGAGCATATTAGCTTGATGAGCATTGAAGGAATGCGCGATCGCACAATTGTAGTGAATGGCTTCTCGAAAACCTTTTGTATCACTGGTTGGCGCTTGGGCTATACAGTTGCAAATCCTGTCCTAACTGCTGCCATGCGACGCATCCATGACTTCATTACGATCTGTGCGCCTGCCCCTCTACAACATGCAGCCCTTACGGCAATGCAGTTTGGACGCGAGTACTTTACCAATATGGCACTCGATTACAAGCGCAAGCGCGATCTGCTTTATCCAGCCTTAGTCGAACTCGGCTTATCGCCAGTACTTCCTAAAGGTGCGTACTATATTTGGACTGATAGCTCAGCGATCGCCAAGGATGCTGAAAGCGCTGCTTTTCGTCTTGCCAAGGAAGCCTTAGTAGCGGCTGTCCCCGGAACTTGCTTTAGTCATCCTGAACGAGACAAAGTAAATGGATTAAGATTCTGTTTTGCAAAGAAAGATAGCACGATTGCATTAGCAGTTGATAATTTGCGTAAACTAAAATTATAG
- a CDS encoding Hpt domain-containing protein — protein MVENIETKAIIDISTIVQNYPEFADLPTLNVDTFQGLRQSIDDDLAFSDLVTIYLNSAENLLEEIQIAFANQDPNQFSLSSHSLKSTSASIGAVRLSQICKYLEQVGKTGKISVSSDILYLLTNEYEQVIQAIQVRVIEFMGE, from the coding sequence ATGGTTGAGAATATAGAAACCAAGGCGATTATAGATATATCGACAATAGTGCAAAACTATCCAGAATTTGCTGATTTGCCGACTTTAAACGTTGATACATTTCAGGGTTTACGCCAATCAATCGATGATGATCTAGCATTTTCTGACCTAGTTACGATTTATCTAAATTCTGCGGAAAATTTGCTAGAAGAAATTCAAATAGCCTTTGCTAATCAAGATCCCAACCAGTTTAGCTTGTCATCCCATTCTCTCAAATCAACCAGTGCTAGTATTGGCGCGGTCAGACTGTCGCAGATATGTAAATATTTAGAACAGGTTGGTAAAACTGGAAAGATCAGTGTCTCATCAGATATTTTGTATTTACTAACTAATGAATATGAACAAGTGATTCAGGCTATCCAAGTCCGTGTGATTGAGTTTATGGGAGAATGA